CGTGAAAGCAAGGTTTTCTCTACTTTGAAGACTCTTGCGGAAAAACAGGGATATTTAACTGAATCACAGATCAGTGTTTTTTCAACAGACATGGAGAGCAGCAGGAAAATTAAAGACTTTCTCTCCGAACAGCAGATTGTTGTTCAACCCGACTCAACCCTGGAAAAGAAGAATTCAAAACAACACAGGGGCAGCAGGGCGGGGAGAGTTCACTATTCCGATCCCACCTGGATTTACCTTAACAGTCTGGGAAGAGTACCTCTGATGACCCGTGGACAGGAGGTGCAGCATTCGATTCTCATTCGATTTGCTCAGTATAAGCTGATGGACCTCGCTTTCAGGGATCTATCCATTGTAAATTCGGTCTGCGATCTGGGGATAAAACTTGACAAAGGGAGCATCGAGTGCATAGACGTACTCAGAATCGAGGAAGATCGCATTAAAAGCCCATCAGAAATTGAAAAAATCAGGAAAAAATTCCTGGACTCCATCAAGACAATAAAAAAGGAGATGCTCGAGCTCGATGACCTGAGGAGAAATCCTGATCAGGATGATGCTCTGAAGATGGAAATCCTCAAAAGAGCTGACCAACTCGTTGATCTTTGCCAGCAGCTAAGGCTTAACACTAAGGTTGTTAGAGAACTTCTGGAGAAGTACAAAAAGCACCTCGTTGATTCAGGGGGGCTGGAAGATCTGGAGTACTTTGCATACTGGGAAGAGATGAGAAATCAGGCAAAGTGTTCTATTATCGAGGCCAATGTGCGCCTTGTGGTCAGCATTGCGAAAAGGTATACAGGCAGGGGACTGGAGATAAGCGACCTGATCCAGGAAGGTAATAAAGGGTTGATCACAGCCGTTGAAAATTTTGATTATCGTAAAGGATTTAAATTCAGTACCTATGCTATCTGGTGGGTTCGTCAGGCAATAACCCGTGCGATTCACGAAAAATCCAAAACGATCCATCTCCCTGCAAATACTTTTGATCTGGTATCAAAAATCGAACGGTTTACACGGGATTGGAACTTACGCACTGGTACCCAGCCTTCGGTTGAGGAGATCGCTGAGGGGTTGAAATGCCCTGTGGAAAAAGTGGAAACCGCCCTGGAGTGTGCAGTTGATCCGATCTCTCTTGACATGGAGGTAAACAGTGAGGATGGAACCACTGTGGGAGAGTATATTGAGGATACCAGTTCGGAAGATCCGTTGATGCGTTTCTCATTGAAGTCTCTCAGAACCCACATTAAACAGGTGCTTGATTCTCTCGATCCCAAAGAGAAGAAGACTGTGATCATGAGATTCGGTCTCGATGATGGCAGGATTAAAACACTGGGTGAAATCGGTTCGAAACTCAAACTTACCAACGAGAGAGTCAGGCAGATTGAGATAAAAGCTCTGCGAAAACTAAAACAGACATCAAGATCCCAGGTTTTACTCCCATGGAAAGAGGAGATGGATCTTGTTAACCATTGATCCTGAAAAGCTTAAAGTTCTTCATTTTTTTGCCGATAGATTAATGAGGTACTCTTTTAAACTCTTCAGGAGAAATACATGGACAGTGTTTCTATGGTTGCCAACTCGATTCAGGCTGTAAATGACATGATGCGCCAGGCCAATGTTGAGGCCCTGAAAGCAGCGGAAAAACTGATGGAATATAATGTTTCTGTTGCTGTCGGAGTGGAAATGGGGAAGGGAGATCAGGTAGACATCAGTGCCTGAACATTCTACCAGTAATAAGATCTGTTCTGGCTGTTTGACGTTCTTTTTATTCTAATCGCCCGGAAATACGTATTGATGTATTCCCGGGCACTTTTTTTCCAGGAGAAATCCTGAGCCATTGCTTTTTCTATCATCTTTTTGATATGCCCGGGCCGGTCGTAGTAAGTGCTCACTGCCCAGCCGATGGTATTATACAAGGCTTCCGGAGTTGGATCGTTGAATTTAAACCCGGTGCCCTCTCCTGTCAGCTCATCGTAGTTTTCCACAGTATCGTTTAATCCTCCTGTAGCCCTTACAATGGGGAGAGTTCCATAGCGTTGCGAGTACATCTGATTCAGTCCGCATGGCTCGAAAAGCGAAGGCATCAGGAAAAAGTCACACCCGGCCTCAATTAGATGGGAGCGGGCATTGTCGAAACCAATAAACGACCCGGCACGTCCCGGATAATGGACTGGCAGCATTCCGAAGAAATGCTCCAGTGTTTTTTCGCCTGAAGCCAGTATCACAAATTGAACCTTCATGTTCTGAAGGACTCCTTCGATGGCTCTTGCTATGAGGTGGAAACCTTTCTGCTCGACAAATCTTCCAATTGCGCCAATTACCACCATGTTTTCATCCTGCTTCAGATCAAAAGCTTTTTGCAGTGCTTTCTTACAGGTTTTCTTTCCCTCTAATCTGCTTTTACTGAAGTGTTCAGGAATTAAAGGGTCAGTTTCAGGGTCCCAGATCTGGTAATCGATACCATTGAGGATGCCAATGAGATCCGATTGTCTTCTGGAGATATAAGGGGCCAGTCCGAAACCGCCTGAGGGAGTGACAAGATCTCTGGCAAATGTCGGGCTTACTGCTGTTATGACATCTGAGAAGTAGATGCCGCCCTTTAGAAAATTGATTTTATCGTAGGATTCAAATTTATCTTCTGTAAAATTGTGCCACCCAAGGCCAAGATAATCGATATGATTTTTAGGGTAGATCCCCTGGTAGGCTACATTGTGCAGAGTGATAACTGATGCGGTTTCCTTAAACAGAGGGTCGTTCCAGTGCCACAGTTTAAGGTATGCCGGTGTCAGTGCTGTCTGCCAGTCATTTGCATGGACTATATCGGGTTTGAATGAGATATCTTTACAGAGCTGAAGTGCTGCTCTGGAAAGAAAACCAAACCTGACCGGATTGTCATCATAGTCATGCATCGAGCTGTCATGATAAAGTCCGTAACGATCAAAGTAAAGGCGGTGTTCAATCATATATACGGGGACCCCGGAGGGAGAGGTGGTTTGCATTACAGAGCACCACTCCTCCTTGTTTCCCATCCATACACCCATACTCTGGAGGCAGATTTTCGTGCTATACTTATCAGGGTCGATCAGACCGTAGCGGGGGATCACTACTCTTACATCATGGCCTGATTTTTTTAACTGCCCGGAAAGAGATGCAACCACATCGGCCAGGCCGCCAATCTGGGCAAAAGGGTGCATCTCTGAAGAGACAATCAGAATATTCAGCTTTTTTTCTGCGTTCTGGATGGGTTTCATTCCGATCTCCGGTTTAAAGTCAGTTTAATATACAATTTATGCAATGAATAAAAGCTAAAGATAGACCAAAAGATGGAATGAATTTTGCCCATTTAGTGAACTATGTTACCAATGATGCAGGAGGAGGAGATGAAAGCCAGCGTTGATCCCGATACGTGCATTGGATGTGAGTTGTGCCCGACAATCTCTCCGGAGGTTTTCAGGATGGGCGAAGATGGGTTGGCACATACGATTGTAAGTATAGTACCCTCAGATGCCGAAGTGACTGCCAGGGAAGCTGCTGAGAGTTGCCCGGTACAGGCAATAGCAATCGAAGAATAATTCAGGAAAAATACTCTGTTTGTCTGCTTCAGGATAAGAATCGATCTGAGGTGACCGTATTCTTTTTAGGGATAGACCTGAGAGGAGAGACTATGTTGGAGCAGAGAGACAAAAGTCGGATATTAACTGATTTTTTGGATCAGAAAGTATTTGACCCTGTACTGGAGGCTCTCCCGGAACAGTATTCAAGTGAAATAGATCGAAAAAGACTGGCTGAAGTGCAGAAAAATATCCTCCTTGAAAAGGAGAAATTTCATAACTGCAATCTCAGTCCGGAGCAGATAAAAGAGAGCTATGTAAGGGAGATGTATTTCGAGACGAACAGCAGACTGGGAAAGGAACTTGAAGATTTGGAACTGCCCAGGTTTGTTGAGTTGCGTGATAGTTTTCTTCAGCTCTGTGAGGAATTGGATCTTTGAGTGGATATAATGATTTGGGAAATGATTGTCTTAATTTTTCCTTCAGGGACTATTTGGTGATTTAATGGTCTAAGTCACTGATTAGGTCTCGTAGAAAATCCCCGGTTAAACCGATAAATCTGCCGGAAGTAAAAAAAATTGCTATTGCAGGCAAAAAGTGTTATATTGTTATTACCAGCAATTACTATCCTACCTGCAAGGCCCTCTTGCAGCAATTTGGGTGAAGCGGAAGGCGCCGGTGCAATGCCGGCGCATTCTTTTTGGAATAAATACGGTTTTTTTGGGGGATAGCCATGGCATCAAACATTGAAGATGTGACGATCAATTACGAAGAAGATGGTGTTCTGGTTATTAAAGAACTGGATAAAGTTGTCCTGTCAAAAGGGTCCTGGGCTACAGTGCTGTATAAGTACCAGCAATGGGAAAAAAGCAAGAATGACTACGGGCCGGACCGCTACTCTATTCGCAGATACCGTAAGATCGACGATGAATACAGGCAGCAGGCCAAATTCAATATCTCCAGCAGAGATCAGGCTATAAAACTGATCGAAGCTCTTCAGAACTGGGTCAAGTAGCTTGCTTCTTTAGACAAGTCTAATACAACGAATCTCTGACCAGTTCGTTTACCTCTTCGTCGCTATCCAGAGAAACAGCTTTTTTAGCTAAT
Above is a window of Fibrobacter sp. DNA encoding:
- a CDS encoding sigma-70 family RNA polymerase sigma factor, translated to MGKQKRINPRESKVFSTLKTLAEKQGYLTESQISVFSTDMESSRKIKDFLSEQQIVVQPDSTLEKKNSKQHRGSRAGRVHYSDPTWIYLNSLGRVPLMTRGQEVQHSILIRFAQYKLMDLAFRDLSIVNSVCDLGIKLDKGSIECIDVLRIEEDRIKSPSEIEKIRKKFLDSIKTIKKEMLELDDLRRNPDQDDALKMEILKRADQLVDLCQQLRLNTKVVRELLEKYKKHLVDSGGLEDLEYFAYWEEMRNQAKCSIIEANVRLVVSIAKRYTGRGLEISDLIQEGNKGLITAVENFDYRKGFKFSTYAIWWVRQAITRAIHEKSKTIHLPANTFDLVSKIERFTRDWNLRTGTQPSVEEIAEGLKCPVEKVETALECAVDPISLDMEVNSEDGTTVGEYIEDTSSEDPLMRFSLKSLRTHIKQVLDSLDPKEKKTVIMRFGLDDGRIKTLGEIGSKLKLTNERVRQIEIKALRKLKQTSRSQVLLPWKEEMDLVNH
- the glgA gene encoding glycogen synthase GlgA — translated: MKPIQNAEKKLNILIVSSEMHPFAQIGGLADVVASLSGQLKKSGHDVRVVIPRYGLIDPDKYSTKICLQSMGVWMGNKEEWCSVMQTTSPSGVPVYMIEHRLYFDRYGLYHDSSMHDYDDNPVRFGFLSRAALQLCKDISFKPDIVHANDWQTALTPAYLKLWHWNDPLFKETASVITLHNVAYQGIYPKNHIDYLGLGWHNFTEDKFESYDKINFLKGGIYFSDVITAVSPTFARDLVTPSGGFGLAPYISRRQSDLIGILNGIDYQIWDPETDPLIPEHFSKSRLEGKKTCKKALQKAFDLKQDENMVVIGAIGRFVEQKGFHLIARAIEGVLQNMKVQFVILASGEKTLEHFFGMLPVHYPGRAGSFIGFDNARSHLIEAGCDFFLMPSLFEPCGLNQMYSQRYGTLPIVRATGGLNDTVENYDELTGEGTGFKFNDPTPEALYNTIGWAVSTYYDRPGHIKKMIEKAMAQDFSWKKSAREYINTYFRAIRIKRTSNSQNRSYYW
- a CDS encoding ferredoxin; the encoded protein is MKASVDPDTCIGCELCPTISPEVFRMGEDGLAHTIVSIVPSDAEVTAREAAESCPVQAIAIEE